In Tissierellales bacterium, a genomic segment contains:
- a CDS encoding DUF4176 domain-containing protein codes for MKASSIVYLKDGVEKVMILSRGPIVEEGGEGLIFDYSGCIYPMGLDMERILHFNEGNIDKVVFNGYYDETEDRFQELYNEWMEENRDEYKKGVVPTESEK; via the coding sequence ATTAAAGCTAGCAGTATAGTATATTTAAAAGATGGTGTAGAAAAAGTAATGATTCTAAGTAGAGGTCCAATTGTTGAAGAGGGTGGTGAAGGATTAATATTTGATTATTCAGGATGCATATATCCAATGGGTTTAGATATGGAAAGAATTTTACACTTTAATGAAGGGAATATAGATAAAGTAGTATTCAATGGATACTATGATGAAACAGAAGATAGATTTCAAGAACTATATAATGAGTGGATGGAAGAAAATAGAGATGAATACAAAAAAGGAGTAGTTCCAACAGAATCTGAAAAGTAA
- a CDS encoding ATP-binding protein encodes MKVVGITTQQEVYIGSKDRNFRINEFLVIVDSYQGDLLGEVVEAQTYNRYIPLNIQGDLVDGQVMESLKAIGYNINEDTIYIAKVRLLNEALYPIETGSDVRVPIFDEVKDIMISTTEDEGLVLGAIKSTDHIVNDMDEEFKDLLYTFDEGELKEQQDIPYILDLRSMHQYPHIGVFGGSGSGKSFGLRVILEELMKLSIPTIVLDPHFEMDFSQSQDYIPEDEREDFNDKFKCLQVGYHVGVKFEDISTQDLKNLLDASGHITDSMSNVVDILHKKNDSYYSFSNRIKMLLEAQEESSIDRINQRIELSETDAERDGWKKRKELFINYDKSCPYSSVRGIFWRLNRLNNEGIFSKDIREIEEGIKMGKLIVIQGSTRILQVFSTYLLNSLYYKRRDYKDAQFKNTTAEYFPPFFVVTDEAHNFAPKAYDTPSKSILKEISQEGRKYGAFLILATQRPTLLDDTITAQLNNKFIFRTVRSSDIQTIKEETDITVEEANRLPYLKTGDVFVSSATMGRTIFARIRASKTSSPHTENPFDELKDKNEEDEEVFYNTIKDKLPINGTDIVNVIKEIEEDTGKTYTLDLFKEKLNKLASMNKIEKEDTMFGIVYKES; translated from the coding sequence TTGAAGGTTGTAGGTATTACTACTCAACAAGAAGTATATATAGGTTCCAAAGATAGAAATTTTAGAATAAATGAGTTTTTAGTAATAGTGGATTCATATCAAGGAGATTTACTAGGGGAAGTAGTGGAGGCTCAAACCTATAATAGATACATACCATTAAATATTCAAGGAGATTTAGTAGATGGTCAAGTTATGGAATCATTAAAGGCTATAGGCTACAATATTAATGAGGATACTATATATATTGCAAAAGTTAGACTACTAAATGAAGCATTATATCCAATAGAAACGGGTTCAGATGTAAGAGTTCCCATTTTTGATGAGGTAAAAGATATTATGATTTCAACTACTGAAGATGAAGGATTAGTTTTAGGAGCTATAAAAAGTACAGATCATATTGTTAATGATATGGATGAAGAATTTAAAGATCTTTTATATACTTTTGACGAAGGAGAGCTTAAAGAACAACAAGATATACCTTATATATTGGATTTAAGATCAATGCATCAATATCCTCATATTGGTGTATTTGGTGGTTCTGGCTCTGGGAAATCTTTTGGCCTTAGAGTAATTTTAGAAGAACTTATGAAATTAAGTATTCCTACAATAGTATTAGATCCACATTTTGAAATGGATTTTTCTCAAAGCCAAGACTATATACCAGAAGATGAAAGGGAAGATTTTAATGATAAATTTAAATGTTTACAAGTAGGCTATCATGTAGGAGTAAAATTTGAAGATATATCTACCCAAGATTTAAAAAATTTATTAGATGCTTCTGGTCATATAACTGACTCTATGAGTAATGTAGTAGATATACTCCATAAGAAAAATGATTCTTACTATAGTTTTTCCAATAGAATAAAAATGCTTTTAGAAGCTCAAGAAGAAAGTTCCATAGATAGAATAAATCAAAGAATTGAATTAAGTGAAACGGATGCAGAAAGGGATGGTTGGAAAAAAAGGAAAGAACTTTTTATTAATTATGACAAATCTTGTCCCTATAGTTCCGTAAGAGGAATCTTTTGGAGACTTAATCGGCTGAATAATGAAGGTATATTTAGCAAGGATATTAGGGAAATTGAAGAAGGAATTAAGATGGGCAAGCTTATTGTTATTCAGGGAAGTACTAGGATTTTACAGGTATTTAGTACCTACCTTTTAAATAGCTTATATTATAAAAGACGGGATTATAAAGATGCCCAGTTTAAAAATACTACAGCAGAATACTTTCCACCTTTTTTTGTAGTTACAGATGAAGCTCATAATTTTGCACCAAAAGCCTATGATACTCCATCTAAATCAATTCTTAAAGAAATATCACAAGAAGGTAGAAAGTATGGAGCATTTTTAATATTAGCTACCCAAAGACCTACGCTGTTAGACGACACTATCACAGCACAATTAAACAATAAATTTATTTTTAGAACTGTAAGGTCATCGGATATACAAACTATTAAAGAAGAAACAGATATTACAGTAGAAGAGGCTAACAGACTTCCTTATTTAAAGACAGGAGATGTATTTGTTTCATCAGCAACTATGGGAAGAACTATTTTTGCAAGAATTAGAGCCTCTAAGACTTCTAGCCCTCATACAGAAAATCCTTTTGATGAATTAAAGGATAAAAATGAAGAAGATGAAGAAGTATTTTATAATACTATAAAAGATAAACTTCCTATAAATGGGACGGATATCGTCAATGTAATAAAAGAAATAGAAGAAGATACAGGGAAAACTTATACCCTAGATTTATTTAAAGAAAAACTTAATAAATTAGCTTCTATGAATAAAATAGAAAAAGAAGATACAATGTTTGGGATTGTATATAAAGAAAGTTAA
- a CDS encoding DNA double-strand break repair nuclease NurA, with amino-acid sequence MLEINKELKDKFTDLNINLAKKYENLTCLDKKTLRKFIENNIGKIIKLEKMSFEELKEYPKKGGIVGVDGSVNKKGGAYPHYIEVFQGLAKNTIYPESPIYKADFYTPLVLEENGKTILEKEDKEKSQGDAMRNYKLASIEIEAALESIETFDPYVIIMDGSLIRYDIECFDKWIELRKKCEEKGIIIIGVIEDIKTSILGEQLMAEEIIREESFYDRELLYGLLNFGEMIIIKEEVTKKSKEGFSSMFMRSSNAPNVIGMDILDSQKEHLKEMARLVFSLTPRDGRGVPLWLDVVDNEVKISDKLMDQLLEEYLDREIYELLFISERDKRPL; translated from the coding sequence ATGCTAGAAATAAATAAGGAATTAAAAGATAAATTTACTGATTTAAATATAAATTTAGCTAAAAAATACGAAAATCTAACATGTTTAGACAAAAAAACCTTAAGAAAATTTATTGAGAATAATATAGGGAAAATTATTAAATTAGAAAAAATGAGCTTTGAAGAATTAAAAGAATATCCTAAAAAAGGTGGCATTGTTGGAGTCGATGGTTCTGTAAACAAAAAAGGGGGAGCTTATCCTCATTATATAGAAGTATTTCAAGGATTAGCTAAAAATACAATTTATCCGGAAAGTCCTATATATAAAGCAGATTTTTATACTCCTCTTGTCTTAGAAGAAAACGGTAAAACTATATTGGAAAAAGAAGATAAAGAAAAGTCTCAGGGAGATGCAATGAGAAATTATAAGTTGGCAAGTATAGAAATAGAAGCAGCCTTAGAAAGTATTGAGACTTTTGACCCCTATGTAATTATTATGGATGGTTCCCTAATACGGTATGATATAGAATGTTTTGATAAATGGATAGAACTTAGAAAAAAATGTGAAGAAAAAGGTATAATTATAATAGGAGTTATTGAAGATATAAAGACTTCTATTTTAGGTGAACAATTAATGGCGGAAGAAATAATTAGAGAAGAAAGTTTCTATGATAGAGAATTATTATATGGTCTCCTTAATTTTGGGGAAATGATAATTATAAAAGAAGAAGTAACGAAAAAATCTAAAGAAGGTTTTTCTTCCATGTTTATGCGAAGCTCTAATGCTCCTAATGTTATAGGAATGGATATATTAGATAGTCAAAAAGAACATTTAAAAGAAATGGCAAGATTAGTATTTTCTTTAACGCCTAGAGATGGTAGAGGTGTACCTTTGTGGTTAGATGTAGTGGATAATGAAGTCAAAATATCTGATAAATTAATGGATCAATTACTAGAAGAATATTTAGATAGGGAAATATATGAATTGTTATTTATAAGTGAAAGGGATAAAAGACCATTATAG
- a CDS encoding AbrB/MazE/SpoVT family DNA-binding domain-containing protein, with translation MKSTGIVRKVDELGRVVIPIELRRTLEIAEKDALEIYVDGEQIVLKKYAPACIFCGQAKDVEVFKGKNICPACLDDLKE, from the coding sequence ATGAAATCAACAGGTATTGTAAGAAAGGTGGATGAATTGGGTAGAGTAGTAATACCCATAGAACTAAGGCGAACATTAGAAATTGCTGAAAAAGATGCCTTAGAAATTTATGTGGATGGTGAACAAATTGTACTTAAAAAGTATGCACCAGCCTGTATATTTTGTGGACAAGCTAAGGATGTTGAAGTGTTTAAGGGAAAAAACATCTGTCCAGCTTGTCTAGATGATCTAAAAGAATAA
- the rsmI gene encoding 16S rRNA (cytidine(1402)-2'-O)-methyltransferase yields MKKGILYICPTPIGNLEDITLRTLKVLEKVDLIAAEDTRRTIKLLNHYEIKKPLTSYHEHNERQKGDILIKKLEDGINIGLVSDAGMPGISDPGEYLISQAIDNDIELIVLPGGTAAISALVLSGLPTGKFVFEGFLSSKKKDRRKALEKIKYEERTIILYESPYRVLGLLKDIRDIMGNRKISVSREITKVYEETIRGTVEEVLNSFQEKELKGEFVLTIEGGENKEVNYYENLTIKEHLTFYLDKGLTKKDAIKIVSKERNMSKNIVYRESLDI; encoded by the coding sequence ATGAAAAAAGGAATCTTATATATATGTCCAACTCCTATTGGCAACTTAGAGGATATTACACTTAGGACTCTAAAGGTATTGGAAAAAGTTGACTTAATTGCGGCAGAAGATACTAGAAGGACCATAAAGCTATTAAATCATTATGAAATAAAAAAGCCTTTAACTAGCTATCATGAACATAATGAAAGACAAAAGGGTGATATACTTATTAAAAAATTGGAGGATGGAATAAATATTGGATTAGTTTCTGATGCAGGAATGCCTGGTATTTCTGATCCAGGTGAATATTTGATTTCACAAGCCATAGACAATGATATAGAATTAATAGTATTACCAGGAGGTACAGCTGCTATATCAGCTTTAGTATTGTCAGGATTGCCAACGGGAAAATTTGTCTTTGAAGGATTTTTATCTTCAAAAAAGAAAGATAGACGAAAAGCTTTAGAAAAAATAAAATATGAAGAGAGAACTATCATCTTATATGAATCTCCCTATAGGGTTTTAGGGCTATTAAAAGATATAAGAGATATAATGGGGAATAGAAAAATTTCTGTATCAAGAGAAATTACAAAAGTTTATGAAGAAACTATTAGGGGAACAGTAGAGGAAGTTTTAAATAGCTTTCAAGAAAAAGAACTGAAAGGTGAATTTGTTCTAACAATAGAAGGTGGGGAAAATAAAGAAGTGAATTATTACGAAAATTTAACAATAAAAGAGCATCTAACTTTCTATCTAGATAAAGGTTTAACAAAAAAAGATGCCATAAAAATAGTATCAAAGGAAAGAAATATGTCTAAAAATATAGTATATAGAGAGAGTTTAGACATATAA
- a CDS encoding 4Fe-4S binding protein, protein MAYKISDDCISCGACAAECPTDAISEGDDIYVIDADECIDCGSCADVCPVDAPQPE, encoded by the coding sequence ATGGCATATAAGATTAGTGATGATTGTATTTCCTGTGGTGCTTGTGCTGCAGAATGTCCTACTGATGCTATAAGTGAAGGGGACGATATTTATGTAATTGATGCAGATGAATGTATTGACTGTGGTTCTTGTGCAGATGTATGTCCAGTTGATGCACCACAACCAGAATAA
- a CDS encoding stage 0 sporulation family protein, which yields MVTIVGVRFKEAGKIYYFNPGEHEIKKGDKVIVETARGVEYGHVVVGLKEVEEEEIVPPLKDVLRVACREDCVTHKINKKKAKEAFNICLEKIEKHGLDMKLIDVEYTFDNNKVIFYFTADGRVDFRELVKDLASVFRTRIELRQIGVRDEAKMVGGLGPCGKETCCTTFLGDFDPVSIKMAKEQDLSLNPTKISGLCGRLMCCLKYEHHVYEELLQKMPEVGSIVLTPIGKATVIEIYTLLEAVKVRGKLEDGTEDFFIYNVDDIEVIEIPDSLQVKEDE from the coding sequence ATGGTAACAATAGTAGGAGTTAGGTTTAAGGAAGCTGGAAAGATATACTACTTTAATCCTGGGGAACATGAGATAAAAAAAGGAGATAAAGTTATAGTAGAGACAGCCAGAGGTGTAGAATATGGTCATGTGGTAGTAGGTTTGAAAGAGGTTGAAGAAGAGGAGATAGTTCCTCCCCTTAAAGATGTTTTAAGAGTTGCTTGTAGAGAAGATTGTGTAACTCATAAAATTAATAAAAAGAAGGCAAAAGAAGCTTTCAATATTTGTTTAGAGAAAATAGAAAAACATGGCTTAGATATGAAGCTTATTGATGTAGAATACACCTTTGATAATAATAAAGTAATATTTTATTTTACCGCTGATGGTAGAGTAGACTTTAGAGAATTAGTGAAAGATTTAGCCTCTGTTTTTAGGACAAGGATAGAGCTACGTCAAATTGGAGTAAGAGATGAGGCTAAAATGGTAGGTGGTTTAGGTCCTTGTGGTAAGGAGACTTGCTGTACAACTTTTTTAGGGGATTTTGACCCGGTGTCTATAAAAATGGCAAAGGAACAAGATCTTTCCCTCAATCCTACAAAGATATCAGGATTGTGTGGAAGGCTTATGTGTTGTTTAAAGTATGAGCATCATGTATATGAAGAACTTCTTCAAAAAATGCCAGAAGTAGGTTCAATAGTTTTAACCCCCATTGGTAAAGCCACGGTAATCGAAATATATACATTGCTTGAGGCTGTAAAGGTAAGGGGAAAGCTTGAAGATGGTACAGAGGATTTCTTTATATACAATGTAGATGATATAGAAGTTATAGAAATACCTGATTCTCTTCAAGTTAAAGAAGATGAATAA
- the holB gene encoding DNA polymerase III subunit delta': MSFKNIIGHEKTINSLQNSIKTNKISHSYLFIGEESIGKKMVATVFAKTLLCNKNSITPCNDCNSCVKFDTGNHPDFFLLEPEGAHIKKKQIEKVIKNMMTKPIESEKKIFIIEDSYKMNKTAQNSFLKTLEEPPEFVNFILISTRSTNLLPTIVSRCEIIKFFPTQKEKIIELLTNRYNKDLEDGEFISSFSRGRVGKAIELAKSEDFFQKRDEIIEIVDKVVKGDKLKIFYSQDFFNNNKDNINELLDIILYWFRDLLIYKELGDCGLIINKDKIGLLSTETFLSKEKISDIMDSVQLTKNNIKYNVNYQLALEVMFLKMQEVY; encoded by the coding sequence ATGAGTTTTAAAAATATAATAGGACATGAAAAAACCATAAATAGTTTACAGAACTCTATAAAAACTAATAAAATAAGTCATTCTTATCTTTTTATTGGAGAAGAATCTATAGGTAAAAAAATGGTGGCTACAGTTTTTGCAAAGACTCTTTTATGTAACAAAAACTCAATTACCCCTTGCAATGATTGTAACTCTTGTGTTAAATTTGATACAGGGAATCATCCAGATTTTTTTCTCCTGGAACCAGAGGGTGCACATATAAAGAAAAAACAAATTGAAAAAGTAATTAAAAATATGATGACAAAACCTATAGAAAGTGAGAAAAAAATCTTTATTATAGAGGATAGTTATAAAATGAACAAAACGGCTCAAAATAGTTTTTTAAAAACTTTAGAAGAGCCACCGGAATTTGTGAATTTCATCCTTATAAGTACAAGAAGTACAAATTTACTTCCAACTATAGTATCTAGATGTGAAATAATTAAATTTTTTCCTACACAAAAAGAAAAAATAATAGAGTTATTAACGAACCGATATAACAAAGACTTAGAAGATGGAGAATTTATTTCTTCTTTTTCTAGAGGTAGAGTAGGAAAGGCTATAGAATTAGCTAAGTCTGAAGACTTTTTTCAAAAAAGAGATGAGATTATTGAAATAGTAGACAAGGTAGTAAAGGGAGACAAATTAAAAATATTTTATTCTCAGGATTTCTTTAATAATAATAAAGATAATATAAATGAATTACTAGACATTATTCTTTATTGGTTTAGAGATTTATTAATATACAAGGAATTAGGAGATTGTGGTTTAATAATAAATAAGGATAAAATTGGCTTACTATCTACAGAAACCTTCTTATCAAAAGAAAAAATTAGTGATATAATGGACTCAGTACAATTAACTAAAAATAATATAAAATACAATGTGAACTATCAACTGGCATTGGAGGTTATGTTTTTAAAAATGCAGGAGGTATATTGA
- a CDS encoding cyclic-di-AMP receptor has protein sequence MKLVIAIIQDQDVQQLVKELMSKKYRATKLASTGGFLKSGNTTLLIGVEEEKIDDVISIIEGVCKSRNAVTDDSDVVVGGANIFIIDIDKFVNM, from the coding sequence TTGAAATTAGTTATTGCTATAATTCAAGATCAAGATGTTCAACAACTTGTAAAGGAACTTATGTCGAAAAAATATAGAGCCACAAAATTAGCTTCAACAGGAGGATTTTTAAAATCAGGAAATACTACATTGCTTATAGGAGTTGAAGAGGAAAAGATAGATGATGTTATTAGTATTATTGAAGGAGTATGTAAGTCAAGAAATGCAGTAACTGATGATAGTGATGTAGTTGTTGGAGGAGCAAATATTTTTATTATAGATATAGATAAATTTGTAAATATGTAG
- a CDS encoding cyclic-di-AMP receptor, with protein sequence MKLLIVIVQDQDSLSLVSELTEKDYRVTKLASTGGFLKSGNTTLLIGVEDEKVDDVLSIVESNCKTREITTSLLTVSMPGDTYIPYPLEVRIGGATVFILDVEKHIKL encoded by the coding sequence ATGAAACTTTTAATAGTAATAGTACAGGATCAAGATTCTTTAAGTCTTGTAAGTGAGTTAACTGAAAAGGATTATAGAGTAACAAAACTAGCTTCAACAGGAGGATTTTTAAAATCAGGAAATACTACTTTGCTCATTGGAGTAGAAGATGAAAAGGTTGACGATGTTTTAAGTATTGTTGAGTCAAATTGTAAAACAAGAGAGATTACCACATCCTTACTAACAGTTTCTATGCCAGGTGATACTTATATTCCCTATCCTTTAGAGGTTAGGATAGGAGGAGCTACAGTATTTATATTGGATGTAGAGAAACATATAAAATTATAA
- the tmk gene encoding dTMP kinase: MRGIFITLEGPDGSGKSTISRNIANYLSEENIDFITTREPGGTKIGEDIRDIILDSNNKKMCPETEALLYAASRGQHVQEKILPSLNKGKVILCERYLFSSLAYQGVGRNLGIEEVKKINDFAIKNVYPDLVLFLDVDPMEVLKRKTKRNGGDRLEREGNNFHLKVYRGYKKLIKMYPENLKIINASKSIEETSKKSIEYVKKILEEGGILS; encoded by the coding sequence ATGAGAGGAATATTTATAACATTAGAAGGACCAGATGGCTCAGGTAAAAGCACTATAAGCAGAAATATTGCTAATTATCTAAGTGAAGAGAATATTGATTTTATAACTACTAGAGAACCAGGCGGTACTAAAATTGGAGAAGATATTAGAGATATAATATTAGATTCAAATAATAAAAAAATGTGTCCAGAAACGGAAGCACTTCTTTATGCAGCATCAAGGGGACAACATGTACAAGAAAAAATATTACCATCCTTAAATAAGGGGAAAGTTATACTATGTGAAAGATATTTGTTTTCCAGTTTAGCTTATCAAGGGGTGGGTAGAAATTTAGGAATAGAAGAGGTAAAGAAGATAAATGATTTTGCTATAAAAAATGTGTATCCGGATTTAGTACTTTTTCTTGATGTAGACCCAATGGAGGTATTAAAAAGAAAAACAAAAAGAAATGGTGGAGATAGATTAGAAAGAGAGGGAAATAATTTTCACTTGAAAGTTTATAGAGGGTATAAAAAATTAATTAAAATGTATCCAGAGAATTTAAAGATAATAAATGCTAGTAAGTCTATAGAAGAGACTTCTAAAAAATCTATAGAGTATGTAAAAAAGATACTTGAAGAGGGAGGCATTTTATCATGA
- the amrS gene encoding AmmeMemoRadiSam system radical SAM enzyme — MLLREAMYYKPLKINDKVQCQLCPHECIIENGKLGICKVRKNQSGILYALNYGKLTSYAYDLIEKKPLNHFHSGNKIFSIGSYGCNLGCDFCQNWEIAHKKSLTVELSDEEIVRLSKANGSIGIAYTYNEPFMSYEYMLHMSKLIKEENLVNTCITNGYVEKEPLEELLPYIDAMNIDLKAMNNNFYKKLCKANLEPVLRTIEIASKETHIEVTTLIIEGENDNADEIEQLSKWLSNIDEDIPFHINRYFPAYKLSLPPTNYDILMKTKSIADRYLNNVYIGNI; from the coding sequence GTGTTGCTTAGGGAAGCTATGTATTATAAACCATTGAAAATCAACGACAAAGTACAATGTCAACTATGTCCCCATGAATGTATTATAGAGAATGGAAAATTGGGAATTTGTAAAGTGCGGAAAAATCAGTCGGGCATTTTATATGCTCTGAACTATGGCAAATTAACATCTTATGCTTATGATCTTATTGAGAAAAAACCACTAAACCATTTTCATTCTGGAAATAAGATTTTTTCAATTGGTTCTTATGGTTGTAATTTAGGTTGTGATTTTTGTCAAAATTGGGAGATAGCCCATAAGAAAAGTTTAACAGTTGAACTGTCAGATGAAGAGATAGTAAGATTAAGTAAAGCTAATGGTTCAATAGGTATAGCTTATACTTATAATGAACCTTTTATGAGTTATGAATACATGCTCCATATGTCAAAGCTTATAAAAGAAGAAAACCTCGTAAATACCTGTATAACCAATGGATATGTAGAGAAAGAGCCATTAGAAGAATTGCTTCCTTATATAGATGCTATGAATATTGATTTAAAAGCTATGAACAATAATTTTTATAAAAAGTTATGTAAGGCAAATTTAGAACCCGTTCTAAGGACTATTGAAATAGCCTCAAAAGAAACTCATATAGAAGTGACGACTCTTATAATTGAAGGTGAAAATGATAATGCTGATGAAATAGAACAACTATCTAAATGGTTATCTAATATAGATGAGGACATACCTTTCCATATTAATAGATATTTTCCAGCATATAAATTAAGCTTACCTCCTACTAATTATGATATACTTATGAAGACGAAAAGCATTGCTGATAGGTATTTAAATAATGTTTATATAGGAAATATATAG